In Caldicellulosiruptor morganii, the following proteins share a genomic window:
- a CDS encoding FliO/MopB family protein translates to MMELVLKVIFSLVLVGVLIYLTYFVLKAYSKKVVFRKGEFIKIVDVLPLSSDSMLVLVKVRQRYILLGKTQKSITFLKEFEMSDFSTAEDAEEEISFKDVFDKNLSSSFGLKDKVLNLYTLIKDKDDEAER, encoded by the coding sequence ATGATGGAACTTGTTTTAAAAGTAATATTTTCTCTGGTATTAGTAGGTGTATTGATATATCTTACCTACTTTGTATTAAAGGCATACAGCAAAAAGGTGGTTTTCAGGAAAGGGGAATTTATAAAGATAGTGGATGTTCTTCCCCTTTCTTCTGACAGTATGCTTGTATTGGTAAAGGTTAGGCAGAGATACATATTGCTTGGCAAAACTCAAAAGAGTATAACTTTTTTAAAAGAATTTGAGATGTCAGATTTTTCAACGGCAGAAGATGCTGAGGAAGAAATAAGTTTTAAAGATGTTTTTGACAAAAATTTAAGCTCTTCGTTTGGGCTCAAAGATAAAGTTTTAAACCTGTATACTCTCATAAAAGACAAGGACGATGAAGCTGAAAGATGA
- a CDS encoding response regulator, which produces MSKRILIVDDAAFMRMMLKDIITKNGYEVAGEAENGLKAVEMYKELKPDLVMMDITMPEMDGIQAVREIKKIDPQAKIIMCSAMGQQAMVIESIQAGARDFIVKPFQADRIVEAIKKVLG; this is translated from the coding sequence ATGTCAAAAAGAATTTTAATAGTGGATGATGCAGCGTTTATGAGAATGATGCTCAAAGACATTATAACAAAAAATGGGTATGAAGTAGCGGGTGAGGCTGAAAACGGACTTAAGGCAGTGGAGATGTACAAGGAACTGAAACCCGATCTTGTTATGATGGACATTACTATGCCGGAGATGGATGGAATACAGGCGGTAAGAGAAATAAAAAAGATTGATCCACAGGCAAAGATTATAATGTGTTCTGCAATGGGTCAGCAAGCAATGGTTATAGAATCAATTCAGGCGGGTGCACGTGATTTTATTGTAAAACCGTTCCAGGCAGATAGAATTGTGGAGGCTATCAAAAAGGTACTTGGCTAA
- the fliY gene encoding flagellar motor switch phosphatase FliY: MSDLLSQDEIDALLRGMSESSSSQDLTVTDQDKDVLGEIGNISMGTAATTLSILLNQKVNITTPVVSVLRWDELPREFPVPYVAIKVVYKEGLDGVNLLILKKEDVEIIADLMMGGTGKIEFTEELSDLQLSAIQEAMNQMVGSASTSLSSMLNLKIDISPPEAFVIDFARNAEEMIPELKKADKIVKVAFRMTIGDLIDSQIMQLIPVDFAKQLVNAMLNNTLGAAAEEKKEPLSSHQPSGTSERPQKDESAKKKMVTSSQSYQPRREEKSERVYNVSPVQFESFDEEEERRYPENIELILDVPLEITVELGRTQKLVREILEFSTGSIIELDKLAGEPVDILVNGKVIAKGEVVVIDENFGVRITDIVNPTNRL; the protein is encoded by the coding sequence ATGAGCGATCTGCTTTCGCAGGATGAAATAGATGCTCTTTTGCGGGGTATGAGCGAATCTTCTTCTTCACAGGATCTTACAGTTACAGATCAGGACAAAGACGTACTGGGTGAGATAGGCAATATCTCAATGGGCACAGCGGCAACCACTTTAAGTATTCTTTTGAATCAGAAAGTAAATATTACAACTCCGGTTGTAAGCGTACTCAGATGGGATGAGCTGCCCAGAGAGTTTCCTGTGCCCTATGTTGCGATAAAAGTTGTGTACAAAGAAGGACTTGATGGAGTCAATCTTCTTATTTTAAAGAAGGAAGATGTTGAAATAATAGCTGACCTTATGATGGGTGGGACAGGGAAGATAGAGTTTACAGAGGAGCTTTCAGATCTTCAGCTTTCTGCTATACAGGAAGCAATGAATCAGATGGTGGGTTCTGCTTCTACTTCTCTTTCTTCAATGCTGAATTTAAAGATCGATATCAGCCCCCCCGAGGCGTTTGTGATAGATTTTGCACGGAATGCCGAAGAGATGATTCCGGAATTAAAGAAGGCTGATAAAATAGTAAAGGTTGCATTCAGAATGACAATAGGGGATTTGATAGACAGCCAGATAATGCAGCTTATTCCAGTGGACTTTGCAAAACAGCTTGTCAATGCCATGTTAAACAATACACTGGGTGCAGCTGCTGAGGAAAAAAAAGAGCCGTTATCTTCCCACCAGCCATCCGGGACTTCTGAAAGGCCACAAAAAGATGAGAGTGCGAAAAAGAAAATGGTTACTTCATCACAAAGTTATCAGCCCAGAAGAGAGGAGAAAAGCGAAAGAGTGTACAATGTCTCACCGGTGCAGTTTGAGAGCTTTGATGAAGAGGAAGAGAGAAGGTATCCTGAGAATATTGAACTAATTCTGGATGTGCCGCTTGAGATTACTGTTGAACTTGGAAGAACACAAAAGCTTGTGAGGGAGATTTTAGAGTTTTCAACAGGTTCTATTATAGAACTTGACAAGCTTGCGGGCGAGCCTGTTGATATTCTTGTAAATGGTAAGGTGATTGCAAAAGGTGAAGTTGTGGTTATTGATGAAAATTTTGGTGTTCGCATAACTGATATTGTCAACCCAACAAATAGATTATAA
- the fliM gene encoding flagellar motor switch protein FliM has translation MGDILSQSEIDELLRALTSGELSLEEVQKPKQERNVRVYDFKRPSKFAKDHLRTLQIIFENYSRMVTTFLSGYLRTVVQMDVISVEQLTYYEFSNSLSNPVVMGIVNFAPLKGSIVFEMAPEIAFAMIDRVLGGFGKGIDKIRTFTEIELVLIERLLQQLISFFREAWENIIDLRPRVEKIETNPQFTQIVSPNETVALVTIDMKVGEAEGMTNICLPYMVVEPIMPRLSTKYWFSTSAKETSEETRGYLQKKIEKTKVPVRAILGKAEITVREFLDLQVGDVIKLDRKKNQEIEVFVGNRLKFYGVPGRKEKRIAIKITRVEEEEEFR, from the coding sequence ATGGGTGATATACTTTCGCAGAGTGAAATAGATGAACTTTTGCGTGCGCTGACATCAGGTGAGCTTTCGCTTGAGGAGGTCCAAAAACCCAAGCAGGAGAGAAATGTTAGAGTTTACGACTTCAAAAGGCCAAGCAAGTTTGCAAAGGACCACCTTCGAACACTCCAGATAATTTTTGAAAATTATTCTCGTATGGTCACCACTTTTTTATCTGGATATTTAAGAACGGTTGTGCAAATGGATGTGATTTCTGTTGAACAGCTGACGTATTACGAGTTCAGCAATTCACTTTCAAACCCGGTGGTAATGGGAATTGTTAACTTTGCACCTTTAAAAGGCAGTATTGTATTTGAGATGGCACCCGAAATAGCCTTTGCAATGATAGACAGAGTGCTGGGGGGCTTTGGGAAAGGCATTGACAAGATAAGAACATTTACTGAGATTGAACTTGTCCTGATTGAAAGACTACTGCAGCAACTTATCAGTTTTTTCAGAGAAGCATGGGAAAACATCATAGATTTAAGACCGAGAGTTGAAAAAATAGAAACAAATCCGCAGTTTACACAGATAGTATCGCCAAACGAGACTGTGGCACTTGTGACAATTGATATGAAGGTGGGCGAAGCAGAAGGTATGACAAATATTTGTTTGCCTTACATGGTTGTAGAACCTATTATGCCAAGGCTTAGCACAAAGTACTGGTTTTCGACCTCTGCAAAGGAAACATCAGAGGAGACAAGGGGATATTTGCAGAAAAAAATTGAGAAGACAAAGGTGCCTGTTAGAGCAATCCTTGGCAAGGCTGAAATCACAGTAAGAGAATTTCTGGATCTTCAAGTAGGTGATGTAATCAAACTTGATAGAAAGAAGAATCAAGAAATTGAGGTGTTTGTTGGAAACAGATTGAAATTTTATGGTGTTCCTGGAAGAAAAGAGAAGAGAATAGCAATAAAAATAACAAGGGTGGAAGAGGAGGAGGAATTTAGATGA
- a CDS encoding flagellar basal body-associated FliL family protein, which produces MKGEKLNSIILILLVLLLLMMAGMGIGFLTVMKNLSPTTPAAKSAPEVKKPEKLYTYDVNDGKALMSNLQDTQTNAGRIIRVTVQLEVTDKKLPETMKEKNIVIADIIDSVLRSKTADELLKPEGKEKVRKEIKDRLNEIFDNKVYNVNFGEFIIQ; this is translated from the coding sequence ATGAAAGGAGAAAAGCTAAATTCAATAATTCTCATATTGCTTGTTTTGTTGCTTTTGATGATGGCTGGTATGGGAATTGGTTTTCTGACAGTGATGAAAAACCTATCACCAACTACCCCAGCTGCCAAGTCTGCTCCTGAAGTAAAAAAACCAGAGAAGCTGTATACATATGATGTCAATGATGGGAAAGCACTGATGAGCAATCTTCAGGATACTCAAACAAATGCAGGCAGAATTATCAGGGTGACAGTGCAATTGGAAGTGACGGATAAGAAATTGCCTGAAACTATGAAAGAAAAGAATATAGTGATTGCTGACATAATCGATAGTGTGCTCAGAAGCAAAACTGCCGATGAACTTTTGAAGCCGGAAGGGAAAGAGAAGGTTAGAAAAGAAATAAAAGACAGGTTAAATGAGATATTTGACAATAAAGTGTACAATGTCAATTTTGGTGAGTTTATTATTCAGTAA
- a CDS encoding flagellar FlbD family protein produces the protein MIKLRKINNKEFVVNADFIEFVEATPDTVITLTNGVKLVVKESVDEVIEKVIEYKKRIFEGVIFNIQSVKKEYEQ, from the coding sequence ATGATAAAATTAAGGAAAATAAACAATAAAGAATTTGTTGTAAATGCTGATTTTATTGAGTTTGTTGAGGCAACACCTGATACTGTTATCACGCTTACAAATGGTGTTAAGCTTGTTGTGAAAGAGTCGGTGGATGAAGTAATTGAGAAGGTTATTGAGTATAAAAAGAGAATTTTTGAAGGAGTTATATTCAACATACAATCTGTGAAAAAGGAGTATGAACAATGA